Proteins found in one Stigmatella erecta genomic segment:
- a CDS encoding NAD(P)-dependent alcohol dehydrogenase encodes MPTTPAYAAPSAKAPLAPFSVERREPGPHDVLIDIHYCGVCHSDIHQARDEWGGAIFPMVPGHEIAGRVAQVGGSVTRYKVGDAVGVGCFVDSCRECEWCRKGEEQYCDRGMNGTYNSRERTGQPTYGGYSTRITVDENYVLRIPESLPLDKAAPLLCAGITTYSPLKSYGLKAGDTLAVVGLGGLGHMGVKLGKALGAEVTVLSTSPSKEKDAKALGATHFAATSNKDTFKTLAKKFDFILDTVSAEHDYNAYLNLLKTNGTMILVGAPETPSKLGAFSLIGRRLKLGGSMIGGIRETQEMLDFCAKHNVTSDIEVIPIQKINEAYERMLKGDVRYRFVIDINSLKK; translated from the coding sequence ATGCCGACTACCCCTGCCTATGCCGCCCCGAGCGCCAAAGCGCCGCTCGCCCCTTTCTCCGTGGAGCGCCGCGAGCCGGGCCCCCACGATGTGTTGATCGACATCCACTACTGCGGCGTCTGCCACTCGGACATCCACCAGGCCCGTGACGAGTGGGGCGGCGCCATCTTCCCCATGGTGCCCGGCCACGAGATCGCCGGCCGCGTGGCCCAGGTGGGCGGCTCGGTCACCCGCTACAAGGTGGGGGACGCGGTCGGCGTGGGCTGCTTCGTGGACTCCTGCCGCGAGTGTGAGTGGTGCCGCAAGGGCGAGGAGCAGTACTGCGACCGTGGCATGAACGGCACGTACAACAGCCGCGAGCGCACGGGCCAGCCGACCTACGGCGGCTACTCCACGCGCATCACCGTGGACGAGAACTACGTGCTGCGCATCCCCGAGTCGCTGCCGCTGGACAAGGCGGCCCCGCTGCTGTGCGCGGGCATCACCACCTACTCGCCGCTGAAGAGCTACGGCCTCAAGGCCGGGGACACGCTGGCGGTGGTGGGCCTGGGCGGCCTGGGCCACATGGGCGTGAAGCTGGGCAAGGCCCTGGGCGCGGAAGTCACCGTGCTCAGCACCTCGCCGTCCAAGGAGAAGGACGCGAAGGCCCTGGGCGCCACCCACTTCGCCGCCACCTCCAACAAGGACACCTTCAAGACGCTCGCCAAGAAGTTCGACTTCATCCTCGACACGGTCTCGGCCGAGCACGACTACAACGCCTACCTCAACCTGCTGAAGACCAACGGCACGATGATCCTCGTCGGCGCGCCGGAGACCCCCTCCAAGCTGGGCGCCTTCTCGCTCATCGGCCGGCGGCTGAAGCTCGGGGGCTCGATGATCGGCGGCATCCGCGAGACGCAGGAGATGCTCGACTTCTGTGCCAAGCACAACGTGACCTCCGACATCGAGGTCATTCCGATCCAGAAGATCAACGAGGCCTATGAGCGCATGCTCAAGGGCGATGTGCGCTACCGCTTCGTCATCGACATCAACAGCCTGAAGAAGTGA
- a CDS encoding glycerophosphodiester phosphodiesterase, protein MTHALQTRRLPLHPYSPFSFRRFLRLSLALPFVAGCALTLAGCDDDEQDPPPPPPVEQKALVVGHRGASALRPEHTLAAYRKAVEDGADIIEPDLVSTKDGVLVARHENEISGTTNVSQVAKFAGRKVTKTIDGVSLTGWFTEDFTLAELKELRARERIPATRPGNTQYDDQFEIPTLTEVIALAKQLSAEIGRTVPIYPETKHPTYFQQIGLALEAPLVAALKADSYTASQATVYIQSFETANLKALRQQLGTSQPNWKLVQLMEEETRRPYDFVVAGDTRTYADLMTEAGMKEIATYANGVGPYKRSIINVDAQGNFLPPTSLVRNAHAVNLTVHPYTFRPENAFMPAPLKVNGPDSARSEEGLIAELHAYLDAGIDGFFTDDPAVGRRAVDSYQP, encoded by the coding sequence GTGACGCACGCGTTACAGACAAGGAGACTGCCCCTGCACCCGTACTCCCCTTTTTCGTTCCGCCGCTTCCTTCGCCTGTCCCTGGCCCTGCCGTTCGTGGCGGGCTGCGCCCTGACGCTCGCTGGTTGTGATGATGATGAGCAGGATCCTCCGCCCCCGCCCCCGGTCGAGCAGAAGGCCCTCGTCGTGGGGCACCGGGGCGCCAGCGCGCTGCGGCCCGAGCACACCCTGGCGGCCTACCGCAAGGCCGTCGAGGACGGCGCGGACATCATCGAGCCAGACCTCGTGTCCACGAAGGATGGCGTGCTGGTGGCGCGGCATGAGAACGAGATTTCCGGCACCACGAACGTGTCGCAGGTGGCCAAGTTCGCCGGCCGTAAGGTGACGAAGACCATCGACGGGGTGTCGCTCACCGGCTGGTTCACCGAGGACTTCACGCTGGCAGAGCTCAAGGAGCTGCGCGCCCGCGAGCGCATCCCCGCCACGCGGCCCGGCAACACCCAGTACGACGACCAGTTCGAGATTCCCACGCTCACCGAGGTCATCGCGCTGGCCAAGCAGCTGTCGGCCGAAATCGGCCGCACGGTTCCCATCTACCCGGAGACGAAGCACCCCACGTACTTCCAGCAGATCGGGCTGGCGCTGGAGGCGCCGCTGGTCGCCGCGCTCAAGGCGGACAGCTACACCGCCAGCCAGGCCACCGTGTACATCCAGTCCTTCGAGACGGCGAACCTGAAGGCCCTCCGCCAGCAGCTGGGCACCTCGCAGCCCAACTGGAAGCTGGTGCAGCTGATGGAGGAGGAGACCCGCAGGCCGTACGACTTCGTCGTGGCCGGTGACACGCGCACCTACGCGGACCTGATGACCGAGGCAGGCATGAAGGAGATCGCCACCTACGCCAACGGCGTCGGGCCCTACAAGCGCAGCATCATCAACGTGGATGCCCAGGGCAACTTCCTGCCGCCCACCAGCCTGGTGCGCAACGCGCACGCGGTGAACCTGACGGTGCACCCGTACACCTTCCGTCCGGAGAACGCCTTCATGCCCGCCCCGCTCAAGGTGAACGGGCCCGACAGCGCGCGCAGCGAGGAGGGGCTGATCGCCGAACTCCACGCGTACCTCGATGCGGGCATCGACGGGTTCTTCACCGATGATCCAGCCGTGGGCCGCCGCGCGGTGGACTCCTACCAGCCCTGA
- a CDS encoding PQQ-dependent sugar dehydrogenase codes for MKWLASVPGMRHWLLSLSVLLWMSSACRSSPEPAQDGGTGGPPPETPDAGPSPEDGGSLPPEDGGVPPVPPPEASVNVPVTVPEGLNTYPFNTPRTLTVPPGFSISVFARVPDARFIALAPNGDVLVSQPDSQGVVKLLRPRAGQTPEVFDWATGLRRPHDIVFHTREGTTWVYVSETNRVTRSVWTPGETSRAQASVLVAGLPDSSSDELQGKYGHELKNIAVDSAGRLYVSIASTCNVCISDTQSTPQRATVYRYAPDGTGGQLFASGLRNAEGLAFEPGTDTLWVTVNARDNIPYPHDDGTGKYGQVLTEYVDNHPPESLTRAREGGRYGWPFCNPNPDTASGMKQMPYDRDYNQNRTGSVDCAQMDRVDQGIQAHSAPLGLAFLSGTAFPAPYTPGLAVAYHGSWNHTGGVGYQVAHFGWDAATRQPTGERALVKGWLGADKKVWGRPVDVAVLPDGGLLISDDKAGALYLLRKD; via the coding sequence ATGAAATGGCTCGCTAGCGTGCCGGGCATGCGCCACTGGCTTCTGTCCCTGTCCGTGCTGTTGTGGATGTCCTCGGCTTGCCGGAGCTCTCCGGAGCCGGCCCAGGACGGTGGGACCGGAGGGCCGCCCCCGGAGACCCCGGACGCGGGCCCTTCGCCCGAGGACGGGGGCTCGCTGCCTCCCGAGGATGGGGGCGTTCCGCCGGTCCCCCCGCCGGAGGCCAGCGTGAACGTGCCCGTCACCGTGCCCGAGGGCTTGAACACCTATCCGTTCAACACGCCGCGCACCCTCACCGTGCCGCCGGGCTTCTCCATCTCCGTCTTCGCCCGGGTGCCCGATGCGCGCTTCATCGCGCTGGCCCCCAACGGCGACGTGCTCGTCTCCCAGCCCGACTCGCAGGGCGTGGTGAAGCTGTTGCGCCCCCGGGCCGGGCAGACGCCGGAGGTGTTCGACTGGGCCACCGGGCTGCGGCGGCCCCATGACATCGTCTTCCACACCCGTGAGGGCACCACGTGGGTGTACGTGTCCGAGACGAACCGGGTGACGCGCTCGGTCTGGACGCCCGGGGAAACCTCCCGCGCGCAGGCCTCGGTGCTCGTGGCGGGGCTGCCGGACAGCAGCTCGGACGAGCTGCAGGGCAAGTACGGCCACGAGCTGAAGAACATCGCCGTGGACTCGGCGGGGCGGCTCTACGTCTCCATCGCCTCCACGTGCAACGTGTGCATCTCCGACACGCAGAGCACGCCCCAGCGCGCCACCGTCTACCGCTACGCGCCGGATGGCACGGGGGGCCAGCTGTTCGCCAGCGGCCTGCGCAACGCGGAGGGGCTGGCCTTCGAGCCCGGCACGGACACGCTCTGGGTGACGGTGAACGCGCGCGACAACATCCCCTATCCGCACGATGACGGCACCGGCAAGTACGGCCAGGTCCTCACCGAGTACGTGGACAACCACCCGCCGGAGTCCCTCACCCGCGCGCGCGAGGGGGGCCGCTATGGCTGGCCCTTCTGCAACCCCAACCCGGACACCGCCAGCGGCATGAAGCAGATGCCCTATGACCGGGACTACAACCAGAACCGCACCGGGAGCGTGGACTGCGCGCAGATGGACCGCGTGGACCAGGGCATCCAGGCGCACTCGGCGCCGCTGGGGCTCGCCTTCCTCTCGGGCACCGCCTTCCCCGCGCCCTACACGCCGGGCCTCGCGGTGGCCTACCACGGCTCGTGGAACCACACCGGGGGCGTGGGCTACCAGGTGGCGCACTTCGGCTGGGATGCCGCCACGCGTCAGCCCACCGGGGAGCGGGCGCTCGTGAAGGGCTGGCTGGGGGCCGACAAGAAGGTGTGGGGCCGGCCCGTGGACGTGGCCGTGCTGCCCGATGGCGGCCTGTTGATCAGCGACGACAAGGCCGGGGCGCTCTACCTGCTGCGCAAGGACTGA